From Amycolatopsis cihanbeyliensis, a single genomic window includes:
- a CDS encoding class I SAM-dependent methyltransferase gives MPTNSPARSRLLELLAEPVAEPEPDSGIVDLLGGAAQAGPPTGLAQRLMRTEAVTRVYERYWRPAFGAAAKGFRGPSMAGEVTLATELLALRPGQTVLDVACGTGRFTRAFGEAVGTDGLAIGLDGSRQMLGKAVAADNLPESVAFVRADATALPFQASALDAVCCFAALHIFADPEAALDSFTATLRPGGRVAIFTSARPPWLPARLLTDGFGFVTGMRMFDRGEIADRLRARGFTEITETHAGVTQVVAGTAGGTR, from the coding sequence GTGCCGACGAACTCTCCTGCCCGGTCCCGACTGCTGGAGTTGCTGGCCGAGCCGGTGGCCGAACCCGAACCGGACAGCGGAATCGTCGATCTGCTCGGCGGCGCCGCCCAGGCCGGGCCGCCGACCGGGCTGGCGCAACGGTTGATGCGCACCGAGGCGGTCACCAGGGTGTACGAGCGCTACTGGCGTCCCGCGTTCGGCGCCGCCGCGAAGGGGTTCCGCGGACCGAGTATGGCGGGCGAGGTCACGCTGGCCACCGAACTGCTCGCGCTACGGCCGGGGCAGACGGTGCTTGACGTGGCCTGCGGCACCGGCCGATTCACTCGCGCGTTCGGCGAGGCCGTCGGCACCGACGGCCTCGCCATCGGCCTGGACGGTTCGCGGCAGATGCTCGGCAAGGCTGTCGCGGCGGACAACCTGCCGGAGTCGGTCGCATTCGTCCGCGCCGACGCCACCGCGCTCCCCTTCCAAGCATCCGCGCTGGACGCGGTGTGCTGCTTCGCGGCGCTGCACATCTTCGCCGATCCCGAGGCCGCGCTGGACTCGTTCACCGCGACGTTGCGCCCCGGCGGCCGGGTGGCGATCTTCACCAGCGCGCGGCCCCCGTGGCTGCCCGCACGGTTACTGACCGACGGGTTCGGCTTCGTCACCGGGATGCGGATGTTCGACCGCGGGGAGATCGCGGACCGGTTACGGGCCCGCGGCTTCACCGAGATCACCGAGACCCATGCCGGGGTGACCCAGGTCGTGGCCGGGACCGCCGGCGGGACGCGATGA
- a CDS encoding RidA family protein: MTRHNPVDLHATSGYHHVTIVEGRRLVLLAGQCPLAADADPDSATAVTGRGDLDVQVDQVATNTSIALGAAGATPADVIRAVLYVASSDPAVLGTAWDRFLASTIGPAFHSAGTVVGVTCLGYPGQLVELDVTAAVED; this comes from the coding sequence GTGACCCGACACAACCCCGTTGACCTGCACGCCACCTCCGGCTACCACCACGTGACCATCGTCGAGGGCCGGCGCCTGGTGCTGCTGGCCGGGCAGTGCCCGCTGGCTGCCGATGCCGACCCGGATTCCGCCACTGCTGTCACCGGACGGGGCGATCTGGACGTTCAGGTCGATCAGGTGGCCACCAATACGTCTATCGCCTTGGGTGCCGCCGGCGCCACCCCGGCGGACGTGATTCGCGCCGTGCTCTATGTCGCCAGCTCGGATCCGGCCGTGCTCGGCACCGCATGGGACCGGTTCCTGGCCTCGACGATCGGACCCGCGTTCCACTCGGCGGGAACCGTGGTCGGCGTGACCTGTCTCGGCTACCCGGGACAGCTGGTCGAACTGGACGTCACCGCCGCGGTCGAGGACTGA
- the mtnA gene encoding S-methyl-5-thioribose-1-phosphate isomerase has product MQRTIDWDNGEIVIVDQCSLPHTHRILRLRTVEELVAAIQRLAVRGAPALGAAGALGTALAARLPDATEESVRAAADRLARARPTAVNLSWGVRQALAVLPDGADAVLARARNLLDADERVNRLASGHAAEEVLRRCPRRPLGLLTHCNSGRLATVAWGTALGVVWHLAEAEAVGEVLVDETRPLLQGARLTAWELAEAGIAYRVLPDGAAATAMAQGMVDCVLVGADRIAANGDVVNKVGTYGLALAAAAHEVPFLVVAPTSTVDTSLPDGTAIEIEQRSPEEVTRFAGEPVAPEGAAAFNPAFDLTPARLVTAVITEHGVRTPAPSC; this is encoded by the coding sequence GTGCAGCGCACTATCGACTGGGACAACGGCGAGATCGTCATCGTGGACCAGTGCTCGCTCCCGCACACCCACCGGATCCTACGGCTGCGCACGGTGGAGGAGCTGGTCGCGGCGATCCAACGCCTCGCCGTACGCGGCGCACCCGCGTTGGGCGCGGCGGGCGCGCTCGGCACCGCCCTCGCCGCCCGCCTGCCCGACGCCACCGAGGAGTCGGTGCGAGCCGCGGCCGACCGGCTGGCCAGGGCGCGGCCGACGGCGGTCAACCTGAGCTGGGGCGTGCGCCAGGCACTGGCGGTGCTGCCCGACGGTGCCGATGCCGTGCTGGCCAGGGCGCGGAACCTGCTGGACGCCGACGAGCGGGTCAACCGGCTCGCCTCGGGACACGCGGCCGAGGAGGTGCTGCGGCGCTGCCCGCGCCGACCGTTGGGACTGCTCACCCACTGCAACAGCGGCCGGCTCGCCACCGTCGCCTGGGGCACCGCGCTCGGCGTGGTGTGGCACCTCGCCGAGGCGGAGGCGGTCGGCGAGGTGCTGGTGGACGAGACCCGGCCGCTGCTACAGGGCGCGCGGCTGACCGCATGGGAACTGGCCGAGGCCGGGATCGCCTACCGGGTGCTGCCCGACGGCGCCGCGGCCACGGCCATGGCGCAGGGCATGGTCGACTGCGTGCTGGTCGGCGCGGACCGGATCGCGGCGAACGGCGACGTGGTCAACAAGGTCGGCACCTACGGGCTCGCGCTGGCCGCGGCCGCGCACGAGGTGCCGTTCCTCGTGGTCGCCCCGACCTCCACGGTCGACACATCGCTACCCGACGGCACCGCGATCGAGATCGAGCAGCGGTCGCCCGAGGAGGTGACCCGGTTCGCCGGCGAGCCGGTCGCTCCGGAGGGCGCGGCCGCGTTCAACCCGGCGTTCGACCTGACCCCGGCCAGGCTGGTCACCGCGGTGATCACCGAGCACGGTGTGCGAACCCCTGCTCCATCCTGCTGA
- a CDS encoding TetR family transcriptional regulator produces MTGERRARRRDAAATRRALLEAAAALFAERGFDRTTVRAIASRAEVNQALLFRYFGSKDALFEEVMAARIRQTLAGTPPERLLETSLRDILDQNSAGRRDRTLETLLRSTGNDNAAAAIRRELGEEYVRALAGLTDQEDATLRADLALAWVLGIGLLRGVAGTEPLSSADPDTVCALVLDALRSLLERSSPTESPATPRRASP; encoded by the coding sequence GTGACCGGAGAGCGGCGGGCCCGGCGCCGGGACGCGGCGGCCACCAGGCGAGCGCTGCTCGAGGCCGCGGCCGCCCTGTTCGCCGAACGCGGGTTCGACCGCACCACAGTGCGCGCGATCGCCAGCCGGGCGGAGGTGAACCAGGCACTGCTGTTTCGCTATTTCGGCTCCAAGGACGCCTTGTTCGAGGAGGTGATGGCCGCGCGGATCAGGCAGACGCTCGCCGGAACACCGCCGGAACGCCTGCTGGAGACCAGCCTGCGCGACATACTGGACCAGAACTCGGCGGGGCGACGCGACCGCACGCTGGAGACACTGCTGCGCTCCACCGGCAACGACAACGCCGCCGCGGCCATCCGCAGGGAACTCGGCGAGGAGTACGTGCGTGCCCTGGCCGGCCTCACCGACCAGGAGGACGCCACCCTGCGCGCGGACCTCGCCCTCGCCTGGGTGCTCGGCATCGGGCTGCTGCGCGGTGTGGCCGGTACCGAGCCGCTGAGCAGCGCCGACCCGGACACCGTGTGCGCCCTGGTGCTGGACGCGCTGCGCAGCCTGCTGGAACGTAGCTCCCCCACGGAAAGTCCGGCGACGCCGCGCCGAGCGTCGCCGTAG
- a CDS encoding rRNA adenine N(6)-methyltransferase family protein: MHFLTARHIVHSLLDSCPVGPADLVLDLGAGPGAITAPLVRTGAKVIAVERDPTFARKLGNRLDGHHNLRVVNDDLRTVLLPRKEFVVVASIPYAVSSMLLRRLLHPCSTPLRRAAMIVEWGFAKRLARAVPRNREQAWWAARFELELVRRVPARCFRPMPTVDSAVLAVRGRGLGIRAETALWALLGAAYRDPYGPARTAIATALGGHKARGALQACGISPGEPAGAVPARRWGALAQQLAEDHTLHWPRLPRELHAPATTAGRRRRGRS, from the coding sequence GTGCATTTTCTTACCGCACGCCATATCGTGCACAGCCTGCTCGACTCGTGCCCGGTAGGGCCGGCCGATCTGGTGCTGGATCTCGGCGCCGGGCCGGGTGCCATCACCGCTCCCCTGGTCCGAACCGGGGCGAAAGTGATCGCCGTCGAACGCGATCCCACGTTCGCCCGCAAACTCGGCAACCGGCTCGACGGCCACCACAACCTCCGCGTGGTGAACGATGACCTGCGAACGGTTCTGTTGCCGCGCAAGGAGTTCGTCGTCGTGGCGAGTATCCCGTACGCGGTGTCCTCGATGCTGTTGCGCCGGCTGCTGCACCCCTGTTCGACTCCGCTGCGGCGCGCCGCGATGATCGTGGAATGGGGCTTTGCCAAACGGTTGGCCCGTGCCGTGCCACGTAACCGGGAACAGGCATGGTGGGCGGCCCGGTTCGAGCTCGAACTCGTCCGGCGGGTCCCCGCGCGGTGCTTTCGACCGATGCCCACCGTGGACTCGGCCGTGCTCGCGGTCCGCGGTCGCGGTCTCGGCATCCGGGCCGAGACCGCGTTGTGGGCCCTGCTCGGCGCCGCCTACCGGGATCCGTACGGCCCGGCACGCACCGCGATCGCGACGGCGCTCGGCGGGCACAAGGCACGGGGCGCACTACAGGCCTGCGGGATCTCGCCGGGCGAACCGGCCGGTGCGGTGCCCGCGCGGCGGTGGGGGGCACTCGCCCAGCAACTCGCCGAGGATCACACGTTGCACTGGCCGAGGTTGCCACGGGAACTCCACGCACCCGCCACCACGGCGGGACGCAGACGCCGAGGGCGATCATGA
- a CDS encoding M50 family metallopeptidase: MWKLFETQPGTSVSIVAVTGAVALLLVLSGSPWRLARNVVTIVHEAGHALVAVLAGRRLRGIRLHSDTSGVTVSRGKPSGPGMVLTTLAGYPAPALLGVLFAVLLSSGWMAVLLGIAAALLLGVLVMVRNAYGVFAVIASAAVLAGVALLAPPAVQAAFVYVMTWFLLLGGVRPVIELQLKRRRGAARDSDADQLARLTGVPAVLWVLILAVLAVTCLIVGGSLLIEPVAR; encoded by the coding sequence ATCTGGAAGCTGTTCGAAACGCAGCCGGGAACCTCGGTCTCCATCGTGGCGGTGACCGGTGCGGTCGCGTTGCTGCTGGTGCTGTCCGGTTCGCCGTGGCGACTGGCGCGCAATGTCGTGACCATCGTGCACGAGGCCGGGCATGCGCTGGTGGCGGTGCTGGCTGGCAGGCGGCTGCGTGGCATCCGATTGCATTCGGATACCTCCGGGGTGACGGTGTCGCGTGGCAAACCGAGCGGTCCCGGCATGGTGCTCACCACCCTGGCCGGTTATCCGGCGCCGGCCCTGCTCGGCGTGTTGTTCGCGGTGCTGCTGTCCTCCGGCTGGATGGCCGTCCTGCTCGGTATCGCGGCGGCGCTGCTGCTGGGCGTGCTGGTGATGGTGCGCAACGCCTACGGGGTGTTCGCGGTGATCGCCTCGGCTGCGGTGCTGGCCGGGGTCGCCCTGCTCGCGCCGCCCGCCGTGCAGGCCGCGTTCGTCTATGTGATGACCTGGTTCCTGCTGCTCGGCGGGGTGCGTCCGGTGATCGAGCTGCAACTCAAGCGCCGGCGGGGCGCCGCACGGGACTCCGATGCCGACCAGCTGGCGCGGCTGACCGGGGTGCCCGCGGTGCTGTGGGTACTGATCCTCGCGGTGCTCGCCGTCACCTGCCTGATCGTCGGCGGGAGCCTGCTGATCGAACCCGTCGCGCGCTGA
- a CDS encoding cytochrome P450 — translation MSTADEVVAYPFNDAEGLELDPAYAAAREREGMIKVRLPFGEPAWLATRYADARLVLGDRRFSRAAAAEHDEPRPTSGQRTNGILAMDPPDHTRLRTLVAKAFTTRRVEQLRPWVRELATGLLDEMIAGGPPADLVEGFALPLPVEVICELLGVPSQDRPLFRVWSDGVLSTSRMTTAEFEANQEQLREYISGHIARRRAEPADDLMTALIEARDVRDRLSELELIDLCVGILVAGHETTATQIPNFVHVLLDHPEELARLRAEPELIPAAVEELLRYVPLGAGAAFARYATEDVEVGGVLVRAGEPVLVAAGAANRDGLRFGSPDALRFDRQSNQHLGFGHGVHHCLGASLARLELQEALRALLERMPGLEPAGDVVWKTEMLVRGPRTMPVRW, via the coding sequence ATGAGTACTGCCGACGAGGTTGTTGCCTATCCGTTCAACGATGCCGAGGGCCTCGAACTGGACCCGGCCTACGCCGCCGCGCGCGAGCGCGAGGGCATGATCAAGGTGCGGCTACCGTTCGGCGAGCCCGCCTGGCTGGCCACCCGGTACGCCGATGCCAGGCTGGTGCTCGGCGACCGGCGGTTCTCCAGGGCGGCCGCGGCCGAGCACGACGAGCCGCGGCCGACCTCGGGGCAGCGCACGAACGGGATCCTGGCGATGGACCCGCCCGACCACACCCGGCTGCGCACCCTGGTGGCCAAGGCCTTCACCACCCGGCGGGTCGAGCAACTGCGGCCGTGGGTCCGGGAACTGGCCACCGGCCTGCTCGACGAGATGATCGCCGGGGGACCGCCGGCGGACCTGGTCGAGGGTTTCGCGCTGCCGCTGCCGGTCGAGGTGATCTGCGAACTGCTCGGCGTGCCGTCGCAGGACCGCCCGCTGTTCCGGGTGTGGAGCGACGGCGTGCTGTCGACCAGCCGGATGACCACCGCGGAGTTCGAGGCGAACCAGGAGCAACTGCGCGAGTACATCTCCGGGCACATCGCCAGGCGCAGGGCCGAGCCGGCCGACGATCTGATGACCGCGCTGATCGAGGCACGCGATGTCCGCGACCGGTTGTCCGAGCTGGAGCTGATCGATCTGTGTGTCGGCATCCTGGTCGCCGGGCACGAGACCACGGCTACCCAGATTCCGAACTTCGTGCACGTGTTGCTGGACCACCCGGAGGAACTGGCCAGGCTGCGCGCGGAACCGGAGTTGATCCCGGCCGCGGTGGAGGAACTGCTCCGCTACGTGCCACTCGGGGCGGGCGCGGCGTTCGCCCGCTATGCCACCGAGGACGTCGAGGTCGGTGGGGTACTGGTGCGCGCGGGGGAGCCGGTGCTGGTCGCCGCGGGTGCCGCGAACCGGGACGGCCTGCGCTTCGGCTCGCCGGACGCGTTGCGGTTCGATCGGCAGAGCAACCAGCACCTCGGGTTCGGCCACGGCGTGCACCACTGCCTCGGTGCGTCCCTGGCCCGGCTGGAGCTGCAGGAGGCGTTGCGCGCACTGCTGGAGCGGATGCCCGGACTGGAACCGGCCGGTGATGTGGTCTGGAAAACGGAAATGCTGGTCCGCGGGCCGCGAACCATGCCGGTCCGGTGGTGA
- a CDS encoding HNH endonuclease signature motif containing protein has translation MTRTFGTDTSRMSEEELLTALGELEQQRRVLYTRELAVLAELDGRGTASQKGYRDLPVLTREILRVNTYDARQRVAHARAVIRRYGPGGIPLEPDLPEVGAAAAEGAIGPEHIETIRATVTRFPQPVSLPDREHAEALLTKAAREYEPHTVSALGREIVARLDQDGNPPSEEELARPERYLDWRETRGGRLRGSFDLDAETAALLTGLIEPRAKPSSTKDEPDRRNKFQRQGDAFADVLRVAAGCPEEGPTEAGEPFTVMVSITLDDLKHGTGYGLLHGQESYSAAQIRRMACDAYVVPAVLGSKGEILDIGQRTRTVPLAIRRALILRDRGCAFPGCRKKPKQCDAHHVIYWANGGPTALHNLTLLCRYHHNLIHHTEWEVRMRNELPEFLPPAFLDPERRPRRNLLHRQGGAE, from the coding sequence GTGACCAGGACCTTCGGCACCGACACCTCCCGCATGAGCGAGGAGGAACTCCTGACCGCGCTGGGCGAACTCGAACAGCAGCGGCGGGTTCTTTACACCCGGGAGCTGGCGGTTCTGGCCGAACTCGACGGCCGCGGCACAGCGAGTCAGAAGGGGTACCGCGACCTGCCGGTACTGACCCGGGAGATACTGCGGGTTAACACCTACGACGCCCGCCAACGCGTGGCCCACGCCCGCGCGGTGATCCGGCGCTACGGCCCGGGTGGGATACCCCTGGAACCGGACCTGCCCGAAGTGGGTGCGGCCGCGGCCGAGGGCGCGATCGGGCCGGAACATATCGAGACCATCCGCGCCACCGTGACCCGGTTCCCGCAGCCGGTCAGCCTGCCCGATCGCGAGCATGCCGAGGCCCTGTTGACCAAGGCGGCGCGGGAGTACGAACCCCACACGGTGTCCGCGTTGGGGCGGGAGATCGTGGCCCGCCTGGACCAGGACGGGAACCCGCCGAGCGAGGAGGAACTGGCGCGGCCGGAACGGTACCTGGACTGGCGCGAAACCCGCGGCGGACGACTCCGCGGCAGCTTCGACCTGGACGCCGAAACCGCCGCATTGCTGACCGGACTGATCGAACCCCGCGCCAAACCCTCCAGCACCAAAGACGAACCCGACCGCCGCAACAAGTTCCAACGACAAGGAGACGCGTTCGCCGACGTACTGCGCGTGGCAGCGGGGTGTCCGGAGGAAGGGCCGACCGAGGCGGGGGAACCGTTCACCGTCATGGTGTCGATCACCCTGGACGACTTGAAGCACGGCACGGGGTATGGGCTGCTGCATGGGCAGGAGTCGTACTCGGCCGCGCAGATCCGGCGGATGGCCTGCGACGCCTATGTCGTGCCCGCGGTGCTGGGCAGCAAGGGTGAAATCCTCGACATCGGGCAACGCACCCGCACGGTACCGCTGGCTATTCGCAGGGCGCTGATCCTGCGGGATCGCGGATGCGCTTTCCCGGGATGCCGGAAAAAGCCCAAACAATGCGACGCGCACCATGTGATTTATTGGGCTAACGGGGGACCAACTGCCCTGCACAACCTCACACTCTTATGCCGGTACCACCACAACCTAATTCATCATACCGAATGGGAGGTGCGAATGCGGAATGAACTTCCCGAATTCCTGCCCCCAGCTTTCCTCGATCCCGAGCGAAGACCCAGACGCAACCTCCTCCACCGCCAAGGGGGTGCGGAATGA
- a CDS encoding aldehyde dehydrogenase family protein: MNDEVAKAVEECARAAKAAAPSLAAARDQAIDAALNGMAERLLSGREAVLEANAADIARARAEGMSTGLLDRLTITEQRLTGMAEQLRLLAAAPHPERSIPVSELDGGLRLVERRRPVGVIGANYEARPNVTVDVASQLVKSRNAGVLRTGSAALESARKLLDVVVAPALAEAGIEPDVVQLVPRVERVAAAALVCLPALVPLVILRGSGDSTRSLATEAATHGVRTLAHADGGGVLYVDAAADAGAVRSLVGASLDRLGVCNRLNLLLIHTEVYDEIWPVVSEALDEREVRPSLPPHEHPIGYEWALDSDREATVTVARVATLTEAVTIANENTSGLAAGIATEDAVTAEAFFDGYQGTGVFWNAPTRLLDGFKLLGVPETGINLDKVPGPRGPVTYTDLYVRQYAVLPADR; encoded by the coding sequence GTGAATGACGAGGTGGCCAAGGCGGTTGAGGAGTGCGCGCGTGCCGCGAAGGCGGCGGCGCCGTCCCTGGCCGCGGCGCGTGACCAGGCCATTGACGCTGCGCTGAACGGGATGGCCGAGCGGCTGCTGTCGGGCAGGGAGGCCGTGCTGGAGGCCAACGCCGCGGACATCGCGCGGGCCCGTGCCGAGGGAATGAGTACCGGGCTGCTCGACCGGCTGACCATCACCGAGCAGCGACTCACCGGGATGGCCGAGCAACTGCGGCTGCTCGCGGCCGCCCCGCACCCGGAACGCAGCATCCCGGTGTCCGAGCTGGACGGCGGGCTGCGGCTGGTCGAGCGCAGGCGCCCGGTCGGCGTGATCGGGGCGAACTACGAGGCGCGCCCGAATGTCACCGTGGACGTCGCGTCCCAGCTGGTGAAGTCGCGGAACGCGGGCGTGCTGCGTACTGGGTCGGCCGCGCTGGAGTCCGCGCGGAAACTGCTGGACGTGGTCGTCGCGCCCGCACTGGCCGAGGCCGGGATCGAGCCCGATGTGGTGCAGCTGGTGCCGCGGGTGGAGCGGGTGGCCGCCGCGGCGCTGGTGTGCCTGCCCGCCCTGGTGCCGCTGGTGATCCTGCGGGGCAGTGGGGACAGCACGAGGTCGTTGGCCACGGAGGCGGCGACCCACGGCGTCCGCACACTGGCCCACGCGGATGGTGGCGGGGTGCTGTACGTGGACGCGGCCGCGGATGCCGGCGCGGTGCGCTCGCTGGTGGGGGCCAGCCTGGACCGGCTGGGCGTGTGCAACCGGCTGAACCTGCTGCTGATCCACACCGAGGTCTACGACGAGATCTGGCCGGTGGTCTCCGAGGCGCTGGACGAGCGTGAGGTCCGGCCCTCGCTGCCCCCGCACGAGCACCCGATCGGCTACGAGTGGGCCTTGGATTCCGACCGCGAGGCGACCGTCACCGTGGCGCGGGTCGCCACCCTCACCGAGGCGGTCACCATCGCCAACGAGAACACCTCCGGCCTCGCCGCCGGGATCGCCACGGAGGACGCCGTGACCGCCGAGGCCTTTTTCGACGGCTACCAGGGCACCGGTGTGTTCTGGAACGCCCCCACCCGGCTGCTCGATGGTTTCAAGCTGCTTGGCGTCCCGGAGACCGGTATCAACCTGGACAAGGTCCCCGGGCCCCGCGGCCCGGTCACCTATACCGACCTGTACGTGCGCCAGTACGCCGTGCTCCCCGCCGATCGCTGA
- a CDS encoding arginase family protein, which translates to MIGGRELMLLDAPSNLGLRPPVEGTVPGCYKAPGALRDNDLLNRLGATEAGVLTPPRYHTAWQQGHGVRNAEGIAEYSRRLAARIDHIRRQRGFPVVLGGDCSIVLGAALALRREGRFGLAYLDGHDDFRHPGIAPTAGSAAAGECLALATGRGAPELTGLDGLWPYVADSDVVLLGAREEESAETAAAGIRGVTSQRIMVSGTAEALALASETLGNPELDGFWIHVDIDVLDPSVVSAVDSPDPGGLDVDTLVTLLRGLLDLPGAAGFELTVFDPDLDPDGTQAAVVAEVIERAFARRA; encoded by the coding sequence ATGATCGGGGGGCGCGAGCTGATGTTGCTGGACGCCCCGTCGAACCTGGGGCTGCGGCCGCCGGTCGAGGGCACGGTTCCCGGCTGCTACAAGGCGCCAGGGGCGCTGCGGGACAACGACCTGCTGAACCGGCTCGGCGCCACCGAGGCAGGGGTACTGACCCCACCGCGTTACCACACGGCGTGGCAACAAGGCCACGGTGTACGTAATGCCGAGGGTATTGCCGAGTACAGCAGGCGACTGGCCGCGCGGATCGACCACATTCGCCGGCAGCGGGGTTTCCCCGTGGTGCTGGGTGGCGACTGCTCGATCGTGCTCGGTGCCGCACTCGCCCTGCGTCGCGAGGGCCGCTTCGGCCTGGCCTACCTCGACGGGCACGACGACTTCCGACACCCCGGCATCGCGCCGACGGCGGGCTCGGCGGCCGCGGGCGAGTGCCTCGCGCTGGCCACCGGGCGGGGCGCCCCGGAGCTGACCGGCCTGGACGGGTTGTGGCCGTATGTGGCCGACTCCGATGTGGTGCTACTCGGTGCCCGCGAGGAGGAGTCGGCGGAGACGGCCGCCGCGGGCATCCGGGGCGTCACCAGCCAGCGGATCATGGTCTCCGGGACCGCGGAAGCACTGGCGCTGGCGTCCGAGACGCTGGGCAACCCCGAGCTCGACGGGTTCTGGATCCATGTCGATATCGACGTGCTCGACCCCTCGGTCGTGTCCGCGGTCGACAGCCCCGACCCCGGCGGGCTGGACGTGGACACACTGGTGACGCTGCTGCGCGGGTTGCTGGACCTCCCCGGCGCCGCGGGGTTCGAGCTGACCGTGTTCGACCCGGACCTCGATCCCGACGGCACCCAGGCCGCGGTGGTGGCCGAGGTGATCGAGCGAGCCTTCGCCCGCCGGGCGTGA
- a CDS encoding ferredoxin: protein MSWRAEVDAQSCVASGMCAALAPELFVLNDEHARPADPEFQPDELALDAADSCPGTAITVRDGDGRRIGPRD, encoded by the coding sequence ATGAGTTGGCGAGCCGAGGTCGACGCACAGAGCTGCGTGGCGTCCGGAATGTGTGCCGCGCTGGCACCGGAACTGTTCGTGCTCAACGATGAGCACGCTCGACCGGCGGACCCCGAGTTCCAGCCGGACGAGTTGGCCCTGGACGCCGCCGACTCCTGCCCGGGGACGGCGATCACCGTCCGGGACGGCGACGGCAGGCGGATCGGCCCGCGGGATTAG
- a CDS encoding TIGR04222 domain-containing membrane protein yields the protein MAMTGAAAVWIVLGLLLLAALLRGLPLSTATRSELSPSEVGFLRGGAKHAVRAALASLDAKELIEPHPRGGIRRTQHSSTPIEEPFEQAVYTAVYGRIGPRGLRRSNRVRRALTVLERRLVAAGLVPARWRWTASRIALAAVPVVAVLGWLVGDARAWSLLLLALAALMAALVWWLPRRTIVGSQALSAWNRDHRGGPLPARYQDPQHETPGGGTGGGTGAGGTGGDTGAGDSSND from the coding sequence ATGGCGATGACGGGTGCCGCGGCCGTATGGATCGTACTGGGACTGTTGTTGCTGGCGGCACTGCTGCGGGGGCTCCCGTTGAGCACTGCCACCAGGAGCGAGCTGTCGCCGAGCGAGGTCGGCTTTCTCCGGGGCGGAGCCAAGCATGCCGTGCGGGCCGCACTGGCGTCCTTGGACGCGAAGGAGCTGATCGAGCCCCATCCCCGGGGCGGGATCCGTCGGACACAGCACTCGTCGACACCCATAGAGGAGCCGTTCGAACAGGCCGTTTACACCGCGGTGTACGGCAGGATCGGTCCGCGCGGGTTACGTCGCAGCAACCGGGTACGTCGGGCGCTGACCGTGCTCGAACGCCGGCTGGTGGCAGCCGGTCTGGTACCGGCCAGATGGCGCTGGACAGCCAGCCGGATCGCACTGGCGGCGGTCCCGGTGGTCGCGGTGCTGGGCTGGCTCGTCGGCGATGCCCGCGCGTGGTCGTTGCTCCTCCTCGCACTAGCGGCGCTGATGGCGGCGTTGGTGTGGTGGCTTCCTCGTCGCACGATAGTCGGCAGCCAGGCCCTCTCGGCATGGAATCGGGACCACCGTGGGGGACCACTGCCCGCCAGATATCAGGACCCCCAGCACGAGACCCCCGGCGGCGGTACCGGCGGCGGTACCGGCGCCGGGGGTACCGGCGGTGATACCGGTGCCGGCGACTCATCGAACGACTAG